CGCGATCCCCTTCATCCTCGGCATCGCGAAGTAGAACGTCATCAGGTTCAGCAGCGCGTAGGCGCCGAAGAACGCGAGGTGGCCGTGCGACACGGTGACCTGGGAGCCGTGCGTGTAGTAGTTGATCTGCGGCAGCGTGTGCGCGAACCCCCACACGCCGGCGCCGATGAAGTGCAGCACCGCGCAGCCGATGGCGTACGTCCACGTGAGGGGGTTGACGATCTTCTCCTTCCGCTCCTTCACGTGCATCATCGTGTCGATCACCATCAGGAGGATCGGCAGCGGCTCGAGGGCCGAGAAGATCCCCCCGATCCACAGCCAGTGCCTCGGCGCGCCGATCCAGTAGTAGTGGTGCCCGGTCCCGGCCAGCCCGGTGAAGAGGAACAGGCCGATCTCGACGTAGAGCCACTTCTCCACCACCTGGCGATCGACGCCGGTGAGCTTCATCAGGACGAAGGCGAAGATCGACGCGGTGACGAGCTCCCAGGAGCCCTCCACCCACAGGTGGATCACCCACCACCAGTAGTACCAGTCGATGACGAGGTTCCGGTAGAAGGGCATGCCGAAGAGATACAGCAGGGCGAGGAAGACCAGCCCCCCGAGCAGCGTACCCTGGATGACCGTCCAGTTCCTCGCCTTGATCATCGTCATGGCGACGTTGAACAGGAAGACGAGCGCGCCGATGA
The sequence above is a segment of the bacterium genome. Coding sequences within it:
- a CDS encoding cbb3-type cytochrome c oxidase subunit I; translation: MEYRSQKIAYWYFAAALPLFVLQVVVGLWLAANYTFTIPQSIVNVFPFSTARAIHTNLLVLWMLLGFMGGTYYIIPEETKSELYSTGLAWFQLIALVVTGVTAIVGFLFGWTQGRPLLEIPTTLDFVVVIGALVFLFNVAMTMIKARNWTVIQGTLLGGLVFLALLYLFGMPFYRNLVIDWYYWWWVIHLWVEGSWELVTASIFAFVLMKLTGVDRQVVEKWLYVEIGLFLFTGLAGTGHHYYWIGAPRHWLWIGGIFSALEPLPILLMVIDTMMHVKERKEKIVNPLTWTYAIGCAVLHFIGAGVWGFAHTLPQINYYTHGSQVTVSHGHLAFFGAYALLNLMTFYFAMPRMKGIAEYDDRRGKIGFWTMSSAMMIMGLTFGVAGVLQSYIERVLGMGYMVAQGYMRLWMGVTMLAGIFFLGGLLTTVVDLFTLRPAKVKA